In Brettanomyces bruxellensis chromosome 8, complete sequence, a genomic segment contains:
- the NDK1 gene encoding nucleoside diphosphate kinase (BUSCO:EOG09264YKY): MSSQERTFIAVKPDGVQRGIFPEVLKRFTQRGFKLVGIKLCTANESLLRKHYVDLQEKPFFNSLLSYMTSGPILATVWEGKDVVKQGRAMLGATNPLNSAPGTIRGDFAIDMGRNVIHGSDSVENAKKEISLWFKPEELVDYKSTLASWIYE, translated from the coding sequence ATGTCCAGCCAAGAAAGAACATTTATTGCCGTGAAACCAGACGGAGTTCAGAGAGGAATTTTTCCGGAAGTTTTGAAGAGATTCACCCAAAGAGGCTTTAAATTGGTCGGTATTAAGCTTTGCACCGCTAACGAAAGCTTGTTGAGAAAGCACTATGTCGACCTCCAGGAAAAGCCATTCTTTAATTCTCTTTTGTCTTACATGACTTCAGGTCCAATCTTGGCTACTGTTTGGGAAGGTAAAGATGTTGTGAAACAAGGAAGAGCTATGTTGGGTGCCACCAACCCTTTGAACTCTGCACCAGGCACTATTAGAGGTGATTTCGCAATTGATATGGGAAGAAACGTTATTCATGGTTCCGATTCTGTTGAGAATGCCAAAAAGGAGATTTCTTTATGGTTCAAGCCAGAGGAGCTTGTGGATTACAAATCAACTTTAGCATCCTGGATATACGAATAG
- a CDS encoding uncharacterized protein (BUSCO:EOG0926142H): MSKIPQFFCRLPKSIELTEGQPKFKPVSNFVSPTSEVRCSAYSSDGKCFVYTQENEVVVCSIDGQQLFTIPNKFVLDFVFSEDGQFLTTWSRPVKANDDSGNWAENVFIYKLDLEKKTVEVIQKYVNKMQSGWKPQFTADGTIFCRKINSSRIDFFKADAAEGNKTLYSLSLDEGKLEEFSLSPGKNPSIAVFIPGSRGNPAYIKVYSLPNLKSAISQKSFFKGESCKFTWNGLGTSLLALVTTAVDASNKSYYGESQLYLMGITGTFDQKINLDKEGPIHDITWSPTSREFAVIYGYMPSSTTFFDSRELQKHNHLFAPCKIYIVAGFGNLQGHVEIFDRQKKFSKVAEFKASNTSVCKWAPDGRFILTATTSPRLRVDNCVKIWYLNGTLCYVRNYDVLYNVDWRYQPLTDFPPIHTCRPDKCEVTPDISAVEFLAKKTSISGSTTSGPKGAYRPPHARNRTGAASRSLAEVEAARSGRSSPSSDESHSGESFFSHSRRIPGATPRRTIPGAVPLEKKSKKKRHHKKSVNNEASTGGIDGKTEGTKAAPSERSLVVGGVFSLEEKKTRNLLKKLRSIQKLKAKKERGEFLEKTQELKIETESKVRRDLEALGWKGDKEGST, encoded by the exons ATGTCGAAGATTCCGCAGTTTTTTTGTCGCTTGCCGAAAAGTATTGAGCTTACAGAAGGCCAACCTAAGTTCAAGCCTGTCTCAAATTTTGTTAGTCCAACCTCAGAGGTTAGATGCTCAGCATATTCTTCGGATGGTAAATGCTTTGTATACACTCAAGAGAACGAGGTTGTGGTTTGCTCGATTGATGGTCAACAGCTTTTCACAATTCCAAATAAATTCGTTCTTGACTTCGTGTTCTCAGAAGACGGTCAATTTCTTACCACCTGGTCTCGTCCTGTTAAGGCAAATGATGACAGTGGAAATTGGGCTGAAAACGTGTTTATATATAAACTTGACTTAGAGAAAAAGACCGTCGAAGTTATTCAGAAATACGTGAATAAGATGCAATCAGGATGGAAGCCTCAATTTACAGCCGATGGAACGATATTTTGCAGGAAGATCAACTCGTCACGTATAgattttttcaaagcagATGCAGCTGAGGGAAATAAAACACTGTACTCATTGTCTCTGGATGAAGGTAAGCTGGAGGAATTCAGTTTATCTCCGGGCAAGAATCCATCGATTGCCGTTTTTATTCCTGGAAGCAGAGGAAATCCAGCATACATAAAGGTGTATTCACTTCCTAACTTGAAGTCAGCTATATCGCAAAAGAGTTTCTTTAAAGGAGAATCATGCAAATTTACATGGAATGGATTGGGCACATCTTTGCTTGCGCTGGTTACAACCGCAGTTGATGCCAGTAACAAATCATATTATGGTGAATCCCAGCTTTATTTAATGGGAATTACAGGAACATTCGACCAAAAGATTAATCTGGACAAGGAGGGACCTATTCATGATATTACATGGTCTCCAACATCGCGTGAGTTTGCGGTTATTTACGGTTACATGCCTTCCAGCACCACATTTTTCGATTCTAGGG AGCTCCAGAAACACAATCATTTATTCGCCCCatgcaaaatatatatagttGCCGGCTTTGGAAATCTTCAAGGCCACGTGGAGATCTTCGATAGACAGAAGAAATTTTCCAAGGTTGCTGAGTTCAAAGCTTCAAATACTTCCGTCTGCAAGTGGGCACCTGACGGTCGCTTCATTTTAACAGCAACCACATCTCCTAGATTACGTGTGGATAACTGTGTGAAGATATGGTATTTAAATGGTACTCTTTGCTACGTCAGAAATTATGATGTCTTGTACAATGTGGATTGGAGATATCAGCCCCTGACGGATTTCCCACCAATCCATACATGTAGACCAGATAAGTGCGAAGTCACCCCTGATATTTCTGCTGTCGAGTTCTTGGCAAAGAAGACAAGCATTTCAGGAAGTACAACTTCTGGTCCTAAGGGTGCTTATAGACCTCCTCATGCAAGAAATAGAACTGGTGCTGCTTCTAGAAGTCTTGCCGAAGTTGAGGCTGCACGTTCCGGTAGATCCAGTCCTTCCTCAGATGAAAGCCATTCTGGAgaaagcttcttttctcatAGTAGAAGGATACCAGGTGCTACTCCAAGAAGAACCATTCCCGGAGCGGTTCCtctggaaaagaagagtaaaaagaaaagacacCACAAGAAATCAGTTAATAATGAAGCAAGCACAGGTGGAATTGATGGAAAAACAGAAGGTACAAAAGCTGCACCATCCGAAAGATCACTTGTTGTCGGTGGTGTTTTTTCattagaagaaaagaaaactagAAACTTACTCAAAAAACTGCGTTcaattcaaaaattgaaggCCAAGAAAGAGAGGGGTGAGTTTTTGGAGAAAACTCAAGAGTTGAAGATCGAGACTGAATCCAAGGTGAGAAGAGATCTCGAAGCTCTTGGTTGGAAAGGTGACAAGGAAGGGAGCACATGA
- the ATP3 gene encoding atp3 gamma subunit of the F1 sector of mitochondrial F1F0 ATP synthase (BUSCO:EOG09263TQ5): protein MFRLGAFQIARASLASSARNYATLREIETRLKSIKNIEKITKTMKIVASTRLSRAEKAMACSRYFQGADRDFFEAAGTKAEDKAEKVLLITVSSDKGLCGAIHSSVTKLTKKKLAEYPDADIVCIGEKAKVQLLRTNADGIKLTFAGSGKAAPTFKEAALISDEIEKLGTYDRVEVIYNRFASSMSFDSSAAPLYGKASIALSKNLSTFDIEEDSNVVDAFSQFSIANTIFSAMSEGYASEVCARRNAMDNASKNAGDMIQKYSILYNRTRQAAITNELVDIITGASSLN, encoded by the exons ATGTTTCGTCTAGGCGCTTTTCAAATAGCTCGTGCATCTCTTGCTAGCAGTGCAAG AAATTATGCAACCTTGAGAGAGATTGAGACCAGATTGAAATCTATCAAGAACATTGAAAAGATCACCAAGACCATGAAGATTGTTGCATCAACAAGATTGAGCAGAGCAGAGAAAGCTATGGCTTGTTCTAGATACTTCCAAGGTGCTGACCGTGATTTCTTTGAGGCTGCTGGTACCAAGGCTGAAGACAAGGCTGAAAAAGTTTTACTTATCACTGTTTCTTCCGACAAGGGCTTATGTGGTGCCATTCACAGTTCTGTTACTAAACTCACCAAAAAGAAACTTGCAGAATATCCAGACGCCGATATTGTCTGTATCGGTGAGAAGGCTAAAGTGCAATTGCTGAGAACTAATGCAGATGGTATAAAATTGACATTCGCTGGATCTGGTAAGGCAGCTCCAACATTTAAAGAAGCAGCGTTGATTTCTGATGAAATTGAGAAGTTGGGAACTTACGACAGGGTTGAAGTTATTTATAACAGATTTGCCTCTTCTATGTCTTTTGATTCGTCGGCAGCTCCACTTTATGGAAAGGCTTCTATTGCCCTTTCAAAGAATTTGTCGACCTTTGATATTGAGGAAGATAGTAATGTTGTTGATGCATTCTCCCAATTCTCCATTGCTAACACCATCTTCTCTGCCATGTCTGAGGGTTATGCTTCTGAGGTGTGTGCTAGAAGAAATGCCATGGATAATGCTTCGAAGAATGCAGGTGATATGATTCAAAAATACTCTATATTGTATAACAGAACCAGACAGGCCGCTATTACGAATGAATTGGTGGATATCATTACTGGTGCATCTTCATTAAATTGA
- the SES1 gene encoding Cytosolic seryl-tRNA synthetase produces the protein MLDILQFIDEKGGDSKAIKESQRRRGASVEIVDEIIEEYRNWTKVRFDLDELNKKQNKLQKEIGKKFKNKEDPKELLKQKDDVVAQKKELTKKEEEADKKLRYKVNQVGNILHPSVVDSLDEANNSLERTWEPEGYEFGKLTNVATGTKAPAKLSHHEILLRLDGYDPERGVKICGHRGFFLRNYGVFLNQALINYGLSFLLKKGYTPMQAPVMMNKDVMAKTAQLSEFDEELYKVTDGDDEKYLIATSEQPISAYHSGEWFERPSEQLPVRYAGLSQCFRREAGAHGKDAWGIFRVHTFEKIEQFCLAEPDKSWEEFNRMIGISEDFYKSLKLPYRVVGIVSGELNNAAAKKYDLEAWFPYQKEYKELVSCSNCTDYQSRNLEIRCGIKTANQKEKKYVHCLNSTLCATERCLCCILENYQTPDGLMIPEVLRDYIPGKPEFIPFVKELPKNSTSNKKK, from the coding sequence ATGTTAGATATCCTTCAATTTATCGACGAGAAGGGTGGTGATTCAAAAGCCATCAAGGAATcccaaagaagaagaggtgCCTCAGTGgaaattgttgatgagaTTATTGAAGAGTACCGTAACTGGACCAAGGTTAGATTCGATCTTGATGAATTAAACAAGAAACAGAACAAACTCCAGAAGGAGATAGGAAAGAAGTTCAAGAATAAGGAGGATCCAAAGGAATTGCTTAAGCAGAAGGACGATGTTGTTGCTCAGAAGAAGGAGCTTAcgaaaaaggaggaagaggcCGACAAAAAGCTACGTTACAAGGTGAACCAAGTCGGAAACATTCTTCATCCATCTGTTGTTGATTCTCTTGATGAGGCAAACAACAGTCTTGAGAGAACTTGGGAACCAGAGGGATACGAGTTTGGCAAGTTGACCAACGTGGCAACTGGAACGAAGGCTCCAGCAAAGCTTTCCCATCACGAGATTTTGTTGAGACTCGATGGATATGATCCAGAGAGAGGTGTGAAAATTTGTGGACATAGAGGTTTCTTCCTGAGAAACTATGGTGTTTTCTTGAACCAGGCTTTGATTAACTACGGTTTGAGTTTCTTGCTCAAAAAGGGATACACTCCAATGCAGGCACCTGTGATGATGAACAAGGATGTGATGGCAAAGACTGCCCAGTTGTCTGAGTTTGATGAGGAATTGTACAAGGTCACcgatggtgatgatgaaaaatactTGATTGCCACCTCTGAGCAGCCAATTTCTGCTTACCATTCCGGTGAATGGTTCGAGAGACCATCAGAGCAGCTTCCAGTCAGATATGCTGGTCTGTCCCAATGTTTCAGAAGAGAAGCCGGTGCCCACGGTAAAGATGCATGGGGAATTTTCAGAGTGCATACatttgaaaagattgaaCAGTTCTGTTTGGCCGAACCAGACAAGTCATGGGAGGAGTTCAACAGAATGATCGGCATTTCTGAAGATTTCTACAAGTCTCTTAAACTTCCATACAGAGTTGTTGGCATTGTTTCCGGTGAGCTTAACAATGCTGCCGCCAAGAAGTACGATCTTGAGGCATGGTTCCCATACCAGAAAGAATACAAGGAATTGGTTTCTTGCTCTAACTGTACCGATTACCAATCCAGAAATCTGGAGATCAGATGTGGTATTAAGACTGCCAaccagaaggagaagaagtaTGTTCATTGCTTGAACTCTACTTTGTGCGCAACCGAGAGATGTCTATGCTgtattcttgaaaattACCAGACACCTGATGGTTTGATGATTCCAGAGGTTTTGAGGGATTACATTCCTGGAAAGCCAGAGTTTATTCCATTTGTCAAGGAGTTACCTAAGAACTCCACTtccaacaagaagaaataa
- the FAL1 gene encoding RNA helicase: protein MEFDKDLDKGLKFKTSKKIPVFGSFEEMNLKEDLLKGIYSYGFEAPSAIQSRAIMQIISGRDTIAQAQSGTGKTATFSIAMLQTIDINKKDTQALVLSPTRELAIQIQDVIKSLGDYMNVKCHACTGGRAVGNDMKSLNKGQHIVSGTPGRVLDMINRRVLNTRHIKMLVMDEADELLGKGFQDQIYEIYKFLPPGAQVVVVSATVPHSVLAVTRKFMNNPVKILVKRDEITLEGIKQYYVQVEKEDWKFDTLCDLYDSLTITQAVIFCNTKKKVNWLADSLKNANFSVVSMHGDMKQEERDKIMNEFRLGNSRVLISTDVWARGIDVQQVSLVINYDLPIDRENYIHRIGRSGRFGRKGVAVNFVTKDDVDTLHDLEHFYDTKIDEMPADLSTVV, encoded by the coding sequence ATGGAGTTTGATAAAGACCTTGATAAGGGTCTAAAGTTTAAGACCAGTAAGAAAATTCCTGTCTTTGGGtcatttgaagaaatgaacCTAAAGGAGGATCTTTTGAAGGGAATATACAGTTATGGGTTTGAAGCCCCATCCGCCATTCAATCCAGAGCCATAATGCAAATCATATCAGGGAGGGATACTATTGCTCAAGCACAGTCTGGAACCGGTAAAACTGCTACATTTTCAATTGCCATGCTACAAACAATAGacatcaacaaaaaagatacaCAGGCCTTAGTTCTCTCACCTACAAGGGAGTTGGCTATACAAATTCAGGATGTTATCAAGTCATTAGGTGATTACATGAATGTAAAATGTCATGCCTGCACGGGAGGTCGTGCTGTTGGTAATGATATGAAGAGTCTTAATAAAGGTCAGCATATAGTAAGTGGTACCCCAGGTCGAGTTCTTGATATGATAAATAGAAGAGTACTAAACACTAGGCACATAAAAATGCTGGTCATGGATGAAGCTGACGAGTTATTAGGCAAAGGCTTTCAGGATCAAATATACGAAATTTATAAATTCTTACCTCCTGGAGCTCAAGTTGTCGTTGTCTCAGCAACTGTGCCTCATAGTGTTCTGGCAGTGACACGAAAATTTATGAATAATCCAGTGAAAATTCTAGTGAAGAGGGATGAAATTACTTTAGAGGGGATCAAACAGTATTACGTTCAAgtagaaaaagaggattgGAAATTTGATACCTTATGTGATTTATATGATTCCTTGACTATTACCCAAGCAGttatattttgcaatactAAAAAGAAGGTCAACTGGCTAGCAGATTCATTGAAGAATGCCAATTTCTCTGTAGTGTCAATGCACGGAGACATGAAGCAAGAAGAACGTGATAAAATTATGAACGAGTTCCGATTGGGTAATTCAAGGGTGTTGATATCTACCGATGTGTGGGCAAGAGGAATTGACGTTCAGCAAGTGTCACTAGTGATTAATTATGATCTTCCAATCGATAGGGAGAACTATATTCATAGAATCGGCCGTTCTGGAAGATTTGGAAGGAAAGGTGTCGCAGTAAATTTTGTCACCAAGGATGATGTAGACACGTTGCATGATCTCGAGCATTTTTACGACACAAAGATAGATGAGATGCCCGCTGACTTGAGTACAGTTGTCTAA
- a CDS encoding uncharacterized protein (BUSCO:EOG0926400M): MGKINQPSTQIKLTNVSVVRMKKGKKRFEIACYQNKVQDWRSGVEKDLDEVLQIHQVFLNVSKGQVAPHDLLQKSFGTSDLDKIILVILKKGEIQLSGKERSQHMAQLQKEVLNIISTKCVNPKTKKRYPPTMIEKALKELKYNMTNARNAKTKALEAIRLLVEKQIIPISRAQMKLRIMVKNKKFMKGEKYVTPMLGTIQSKDNIEGDLEIVCLIEPECYKELMEMIKKMDGSVEVIDMAVIDDSASAI; encoded by the coding sequence ATGGGAAAAATTAATCAGCCATCAACACAGATTAAGCTTACAAATGTGTCAGTGGTTCGTATGAAGAAGGGTAAAAAACGATTTGAGATCGCATGTTATCAAAACAAAGTTCAGGATTGGAGATCTGGAGTGGAAAAGGATTTGGATGAGGTGTTGCAGATTCATCAGGTTTTTCTAAATGTATCAAAAGGACAAGTAGCCCCACATGATCTGCTTCAAAAATCATTTGGAACGAGTGATCTCGATAAGATAATTCTGGtaatattaaagaagggGGAGATCCAGCTTAGTGGTAAGGAGAGATCACAGCATATGGCACAGTTACAGAAGGAGGTTTTGAATATAATATCCACAAAATGTGTGAATCCGAAAACGAAGAAAAGATATCCGCCAACCATGATCGAGAAAGCATTGAAAGAATTAAAATACAATATGACCAATGCAAGAAATGCTAAAACAAAGGCTTTGGAAGCTATTCGTCTGCTTGTAGAGAAGCAGATTATTCCAATCTCAAGAGCTCAAATGAAGTTACGAATAATGGtaaagaataagaaattcATGAAGGGAGAAAAGTATGTAACACCAATGCTTGGTACTATCCAATCCAAGGACAATATAGAAGGAGATCTTGAAATAGTGTGTTTGATCGAACCGGAGTGTTACAAAGAACTTATggaaatgataaagaaaatggatggTTCTGTTGAAGTCATCGATATGGCAGTTATTGATGATTCCGCTTCTGCAATCTAA
- a CDS encoding uncharacterized protein (MEROPS:MER0211636), whose protein sequence is MAVSRRDIFVGKNESISPNSVIKRRSPDSDEEGQIRTPLIKPKNVDRIFPMKRLSMTLLSIFSGICCCFFLLVLTISALLSYFYRIHIKREHKYTASVKPAYPMGKPKKSIDLRYYAQLLGLELSTHKVITQDGFVIDIKHLTDPKRTEPTIRPVLMLHGLLQSSGAFLTGGYKSLAYMLVKNGYDVWLGNNRCGFNPQHIEYDPSDYRMWDWDLTEMCRYDLTAMIDQIFKITGFSGKLSLVGHSQGTSQIVMFLSNSMGINYADKIENCTLLAPAIFGGPMLNQKLFIKFMRFLPDPMFDLFFGRRAFIPILISLRNMMYKSRMYGLASYSMFSYLFDSNDYKWDVSLRDIHFLFSPVYQSTKLMKWWLKGHGFKMGRPIMSTDSSWFRGDTPRMLLIIGGADTLVDGKMFYDYALNKEPFMKDKVESLFVEGYNHLDVLWSDDIQDTVGKRMLKFLDGE, encoded by the coding sequence ATGGCGGTATCACGAAGAGATATATTTGTGGGTAAAAATGAGAGCATTTCGCCGAATTCAGTGATTAAGCGCCGCAGCCCAGACTCTGATGAAGAAGGTCAAATTCGAACACCCCTAATAAAGCCAAAGAATGTTGATCGTATCTTCCCAATGAAAAGACTTTCAATGACATTGCTCAGTATATTTTCCGGAATTTGttgctgcttttttcttcttgtccTGACAATATCTGCACTTCTCTCATATTTCTATCGTATTCATATCAAAAGGGAGCATAAGTACACCGCGTCCGTCAAGCCGGCTTATCCGATGGGAAAGCCTAAGAAAAGTATTGATTTGAGATATTATGCACAATTGCTGGGCTTAGAACTATCTACACACAAAGTTATTACTCAGGATGGATTTGTTATAGACATAAAGCATCTCACAGACCCTAAAAGAACAGAACCTACCATAAGGCCTGTCTTAATGCTTCATGGACTTCTTCAATCATCTGGTGCCTTTTTAACCGGAGGATATAAAAGTTTGGCATATATGCTAGTGAAAAATGGCTATGATGTATGGCTTGGAAATAATAGATGTGGTTTTAATCCCCAGCACATTGAGTATGATCCGTCCGATTACCGCATGTGGGATTGGGATCTTACTGAAATGTGCAGATATGATTTGACTGCGATGATAgatcaaattttcaaaattacaGGATTCTCCGGGAAATTATCACTAGTTGGTCACTCACAGGGAACATCGCAAATTGTGATGTTTCTATCCAACAGCATGGGTATTAATTATGCTGACAAAATTGAAAACTGTACACTTTTAGCCCCTGCGATATTTGGGGGTCCAATGTTGAACCAGAAGCTATTCATTAAATTCATGAGATTTCTTCCAGACCCCATGTTTGATCTATTTTTTGGCAGGCGTGCATTTATTCCCATTCTGATTTCCCTTCGGAATATGATGTATAAATCGCGTATGTATGGTTTGGCCTCATACTCTATGTTCAGTTACTTGTTTGATTCGAATGATTATAAGTGGGACGTTTCTTTGAGGGACATACATTTTCTATTCTCACCTGTTTACCAATCCACAAAATTAATGAAATGGTGGCTTAAGGGACACGGATTCAAGATGGGCCGACCTATAATGTCTACTGATAGTTCTTGGTTTAGGGGTGATACCCCGCGTATGCTATTGATCATAGGTGGAGCTGATACTCTTGTGGATGGTAAGATGTTTTATGATTATGCGCTTAATAAGGAACCATTCATGAAGGATAAAGTTGAATCTCTTTTTGTCGAAGGCTACAACCATCTTGACGTTCTGTGGTCAGATGATATACAAGATACAGttggaaaaagaatgttgaaatttttaGATGGAGAATAA
- a CDS encoding uncharacterized protein (BUSCO:EOG09265GXF), whose protein sequence is MVDAGVLTDSKYVSHSLSKKEKRLLKKAEKKKQKNVPDHSKKSEQEEPDNDDNDDKLDLNVLEESEDEKEVEEFEEKPTSDNKEEILYNNADVGADTDAIPHTKLKINNTAAIKEVYERIRIPWEKYQFDESQAITYTTRVESQITDLYDDTERELQFVKQGLDAATEGKKKLLALKIPFSRPADYFAEMVKSDEHMEKLKSKLIQEASEKKAKEDARRQRELKKFGKQVQHETLQERQKEKRETMDKIKSLRKRRQNNDIGEEEFNIELEEASQTPQGLSRKKRRIQRQMSAKGKGKKRLGKSKRSRWKR, encoded by the exons ATGGTGGATGCAGGTGTTTTAACTGACTCAAAATATGTCAGTCATTCGTTGAGTAAGAAGGAAAAGCGTCTTCTCAAGAAAgcggagaagaaaaagcagaagaatgTGCCTGATCACTCGAAAAAGTCAGAACAAGAAGAGCcagataatgatgataatgatgataagcTTGATTTGAACGttcttgaagaaagtgAGGATGAGAAGGAAGTCGAAGAATTTGAGG aaaagcctACCAGTGATAATAAAGAGGAGATTTTGTACAACAATGCAGATGTTGGTGCTGACACAGATGCAATACCACATACGAAACTCAAAATTAATAACACAGCTGCTATAAAGGAAGTGTACGAAAGGATAAGAATACCATGGGAAAAGTATCAGTTTGACGAGTCGCAGGCCATAACTTACACTACTAGAGTGGAGTCCCAAATCACAGATTTATATGATGACACAGAAAGAGAGCTTCAATTTGTGAAGCAAGGGCTTGATGCTGCTACTGAAggtaagaagaagcttCTTGCTCTAAAGATACCTTTTTCACGCCCTGCAGATTATTTTGCCGAAATGGTCAAGTCCGATGAGCATATGGAAAAACTCAAAAGTAAACTTATTCAAGAAGCATCTGAGAAGAAAGCTAAAGAAGATGCCAGAAGACAAAGAGAGCTCAAGAAGTTTGGCAAGCAGGTTCAACATGAAACACTTCAAGAGAGacagaaggagaaaaggGAAACTATGGATAAGATTAAATCTCTTAGAAAGAGAAGACAGAACAATGATATCGGAGAGGAAGAATTTAATATCGAATTGGAGGAGGCTTCTCAGACACCTCAAGGACTAtccagaaagaagagaagaattCAACGCCAAATGTCGGCTAAGGgaaagggaaagaaaagattgggaaaaagcaaaagaagcagatggAAGAGATAA
- the FPS1 gene encoding glycerol channel (BUSCO:EOG092633US) — MKIDKKQSREKFLTVFPQIVKETTDVLKSYGMPQDAIEWYTKNLNYNTPSGKLNRGLSVVDTYGILKGYETYDDFSEDEYKLSAILAFAGNFLVADDIMDKSLTRRGHTCWYRVEEVQEIAVNDAFMLEGAIYILLKKYFSKKPYYVKVMELFHDVTFKTECGQLLDLITAPEDKVDLAKFSLNKQMFIITYKTAFYSFYLPVALAMHMAGVDDESDLKQASDVLIPLGQYFQIQDDYLDCFGKPEDIGKIGTDIQDNKCSWVVNTALEICNAEQRKLLDENYGRKDPVKEKKCKDLFIALKIDDRFHQYEEDIVSKIRKNISNIDETRGFKKQTLTAFLDKIYKRKK; from the exons ATGAAGATCGATAAAAAGCAATCAAGAGAAAAGTTTTTGACGGTATTCCCTCAAATTGTGAAGGAGACTACCGATGTTCTCAAGAGTTATGGCATGCCCCAGGATGCCATTGAGTGGTATACAAAGAATTTGAACTACAATACACCATCAGGTAAATTGAACAGAGGTCTTTCCGTTGTTGATACCTATGGAATCTTGAAGGGCTACGAGACTTATGATGATTTCTCAGAAGATGAATACAAACTCTCTGCAATTCTTG CTTTTGCAGGCAACTTTTTGGTTGCAGATGATATCATGGATAAATCATTAACCAGAAGGGGACACACCTGTTGGTACAGGGTTGAAGAGGTTCAGGAAATTGCTGTCAATGATGCATTCATGCTTGAGGGTGCAATTTACATTCTTCTTAAGAAGTACTTCTCCAAGAAGCCTTATTATGTTAAGGTCATGGAGCTCTTCCACGATGTTACCTTTAAAACCGAGTGTGGTCAGCTATTAGACTTGATTACAGCTCCAGAGGATAAGGTCGATCTTGCAAAGTTCTCTCTTAACAAGCAAATGTTTATCATTACTTATAAGACTGCATTCTACAGTTTCTACCTTCCAGTTGCTCTTGCTATGCACATGGCTGGTGTCGATGACGAATCCGATTTGAAACAAGCCAGTGACGTTTTGATTCCATTGGGACAGTACTTCCAAATTCAGGATGATTATCTTGACTGCTTCGGTAAGCCAGAGGACATCGGTAAGATTGGAACCGATATCCAGGATAACAAATGCTCATGGGTTGTCAACACTGCACTCGAAATTTGTAATGCAGAGCAGAGAAAATTGTTAGATGAGAACTACGGAAGAAAAGATCCTGTTAAAGAGAAGAAGTGTAAAGATTTATTTATTGCCTTGAAGATTGATGACCGTTTCCACCAATACGAGGAGGATATTGTTTCCAAAATTAGGAAGAATATCTCCAATATCGATGAGACCAGAGGATTCAAGAAGCAGACGTTGACAGCATTCTTGGACAAGATTTacaagagaaagaaataa
- a CDS encoding uncharacterized protein (BUSCO:EOG09263P17) → MNERSSSQDSLERTEEPPTKRVKIEPISEEAETRDNLTSDKLENDEEAKHINETVGEQNEKIQKSKTVSSKVEQDKESNNQVLDPSITAQSEEVKSSISNAVAHAKAAIGAKISGVSSICASSESPLKVPTATEIPPESEKPARGSPAWQQLRKLNHKEVERRRRESINQAIKELRELLPTQNSNKSQTIKRAAEYIRRLRENENANIEKWTLEKLITDQAVNELANSNEKLKSELEKAYREIEIWKKHFLEIKAKLKDGKN, encoded by the exons ATGAACGAAAGGTCGTCTTCTCAAGATTCGCTCGAAAGAACGGAGGAACCTCCCACTAAAAGAGTCAAAATTGAACCAATTTCAGAAGAGGCCGAGACACGTGACAACCTCACGTCAGATAAATTGGAAAACGATGAGGAAGCAAAACATATAAATGAAACTGTCGGTGAacagaatgaaaaaatacagaag TCTAAAACCGTGAGTTCGAAAGTGGAACAGGacaaagaaagcaacaaTCAAGTCTTAGATCCTAGTATTACTGCACAAAGCGAAGAAGTCAAATCAAGTATATCAAATGCTGTTGCCCATGCTAAGGCAGCGATTGGAGCAAAGATATCTGGTGTTTCAAGTATTTGTGCTTCGTCTGAATCACCATTAAAGGTTCCAACTGCCACGGAAATTCCACCGGAATCAGAGAAACCAGCAAGAGGTTCTCCAGCTTGGCAACAGTTGCGTAAACTTAATCACAAAGAGGtggagagaagaagaagagagtCTATAAATCAGGCCATAAAAGAACTCCGTGAGCTACTACCAACCCAGAATAGTAATAAATCTCAAACAATTAAAAGAGCGGCAGAGTACATACGGAGGTtaagagaaaatgaaaatgcaaatattgaaaaatggaCATTGGAAAAACTTATTACCGACCAAGCGGTCAATGAGTTGGCTAATTCTAATGAAAAGCTCAAGAGTGAATTGGAGAAAGCCTACAGGGAGATAGAGATTTGGAAAAAGCATTTCCTTGAGATTAAAGCGAAGCTCAAGGATGGTAAAAACTAG